AATACGGTTAAATTAGTTTACCGGATAAAGTGCTTTGATTGCAATCTTATCATTTGCTGTAAAAGGACGATTATTTGCACCCATACAGGCCAGCATCCATGACTCAGGATCTGCGCCTACTGGTGTACCAGGAATATGAATCGCACCTACTCCTGCCTGTCCTTCGTTAGCAGCCATAAAGTAATCCATAAATGACTGTATGCCACAGCTATAACGTCTGTCTGCATAATCCGTATGTCTGAAGCCTATCGCATGTCCGATTTCATGGGCAACAACAGTGGCTAACAAATTATTACTGGCATAGTTAGGACCATAAACTACATTGCTCAGTTTAATCGGGGAAGCAGGATTTCCGTTAGTCGGGAAGCCCGCAGACTGGCCTAATATGGTTTGTCCGCTTGGTGTTTTCCCGAGGTCGGCACCCTCAATCAGAATGTCTTCTTTTTCTGTAGAAGTTGAGCTCAGCAATCTTAAACTAAGTTTAAGCCCCAGGTCATTGTAACGTTTGATGGCTTCTATTGTCGCATTATCAAATACGTTTTGTGAAGCACCGGCTACCACTTTTATTTTTAATACCCTGGGCAGCCCGGTAACCACATTGGTAGTCCGGTATTGTTCATTCTTAGGCCCTTTATTAAAGGCCTCCGCCACAATACCCTGTTGATAGGCAATATCCTTTGGTGTCAGAAAGACATCCCCTTCTACAAGGTAACCGCCGTTAATTTTAAACGCATCGGTTGGAGAAAAGCCTGCCTTAGCAATGCCGTCAATTTCTGCCTTTGTTAATTTTTCATGTGACGCAGCCGCAGTTACATCTGACTGGTTGTTTTTTTTACAGCTTGCCATAGCAATACCGGCTAAAAGTAGCAGATAAGCAGCTTTTGATTTCAGTAGGGATTTTGTTTTCATGTTTAGTTAGTTAATAGTTTTGGTTGATGATGATTTAATTGGTTTTATCGCTCAAAAACAGCAACACAAATAAAATCTTTAGCCTACACAATTAACCATTAAATAAATACTCACATCTACTCAATATAGCCTGGAGTACCAATAAACGAGATTTAAACCCTTTTCATCAGAGCCTGGTCATCCAGATATTGATGTCTTCTTCCGAAGAAATTCTCAGTTTCTTACGGACACGGTACTTCTTTCCTTCAACCGCCCTTACGGAGAGCCCTGTATATCTGGCAATTTCTTTTGTTTCAAAATTGAGCCTTAATAAAGCGCAGAATTCAAGTTCTGATGCCACCAGATTCGGTGCAATCTCCAGGACCTTTTTTGTGAAAGCCTGATCAAACTTATTAAACTTGGTGAAGAATGCCGGATCATTTGCAATAGCCATCTGTACCACCGTTCTCATCTCCTCTTCTTCATTTTTTTGTCCCGGAACTCCTGCCTGCTCCAGCATCTGTACTTTTTCCTCCATCAGGCGACCTTGCTCCAGGCTTGCCAGCTGCGTTTTTCTATACTTTCTGAATAAGATAAAACCAGTGTACAGGCTCAGGAAAAACAAGGGTAAAAAGATCAGCAGAATTAAGGTATACCTTCCTGATTTATGTGCATTATGCAGCTCTTTTTCTTTAAGTAAACCGGCCAGCGGTTTTCGGATGGCCTCCTTCTCTACCCTCGCCAGACTATCAGAAATCGCAGTGTATTTAAGCAGAAAGACTTTTTCCTGATCCGCGTCATTAAGCTTGGCATATACTTTTGATAAGCTGTTATAGGCAAACTTTTTTATATACACTGCGTGTAATGAATCCGACAGAAAAAGCACCTCTTTAAGGGTTTTAAGAGCCTTTTTGTAATCGCCATTTTCGTAATACAGCGTCGCGAAATTCCCCAGTTTCAACATCTCGGTTTGCCTGGATTTGAATTTACGTTTGGCTTCCCCCTTTACTTTCAGGTATTTTCTGGCAGAATCGTACTGTTTGGCATCCAGAAATTTACCGGCAATATTACTTTCAGACAGGCTAAGTCCAACGATATATTTGCTGTCGTTGCTGATCTTTTTGTATTCTTTATAGCCCTTTTTATAATAATACAATACAGAATCCAGTTTTTTTTGATCACTTTCAAAGCCAAAAGCCAGGCCTGTATAAATCTGACCAAGCCGGTAATGACGACCATTGAGATCAGCAATCTGTTCTGCATGAATTTTGGCGAGATCATACATTTTCCGCCCCTCTTCACAAAATCCGAGCGCCATATAACTTCCCGCCATCAATGTGAATAAATGGGTGGTAAAAGTTTTATTATTCAGTTTTAAATTAACGGCCTTTGCCTGGGTTCCTATTTCCAGCACCCGCTCAAAATTCCCGCTGTCAAATGCCAGTCCGGCCATGGCATTGTAGCTCCAGACCAGCATCTTGGTATTCCCTGTTCTTTTCGCTTCCTGATGAAACTTATTTGCGAGCTTGATTGCCGATTTTACATTGCCTGCCTGATCAAGCAAGGCACATAAACGGTCTATTTCCGGATCGTTATCCCTCGCATAGGTTTTGGAAGGCAAAGTGATAAAAAAGAGTAGGTTTATAAATAAGTATAAGAAAAAAAGATTTTTCTTCATATCTGTTCAGCTCGTTTATATCTGGTTTTAAAGCGATTAAAGTAACATTTTATCTCTAAAATTCAGGCTTAAAATCCATCAATTTAAAAAACAGTCCGGATCAGGATTTGCTTAATCGCTATAGCAACGCTTAAAGTCGTATCTGCTCTGGATGATAAAGACCATATATCCGGAAATCAAAAAATACCGGATGTATACACATCCGATATCTCCACCACCCTTTACCTTGATTTTTTTATTTATACAGATAGTTTAAAGCAACCACATCATTTGCATTAAATGTGCGGGGATTACTTCCTACACATGCAAGCATAAATGATTCTGAATCAGGAGCGGATGGTGTTCCCGGAATTCTGATGGCACCAACACCGGCCTGTCCTTCATTGTCACGTGATCCGCCGCAGCTATAAGCGCGGTTTGCATAATCGGTATGACGGAATCCGATGTTATGTCCGATCTCGTGTTGCAATACGCCCGCAATCTGCTCCAGGCTTTTAGAAGAATAACCTGCAGAGTGGGTATTGAAAAGAATTTGAGCATATGGGTTTCCTGAACTGGTTGGAAAACCACCACTGGCCAATACAATCCTGCCCAGGAAATCAGGCCCCTGATAAAATCCTTTGATGTCAATGATGCCCTTTGTTCCTGTTGTAGCACGTTGAAATTTAAGTTTCAGTCCCAGGTCATTGTATCTTTTGATGACAATATCCAATGCCTGAGAGAATTTGATATCCAGGCCGGTAACAGAAACGGTAATGGTTCTTGGGAGGTTCTTCACGATATTAGTAGTCCTGTATTGCTCGGTTTCTGCAATATTCAGGTTGGTATTTACTGCAGCTTCATTCAGGTGAGCTTCAGTTAACAGGATATCACCTTCTACAAGGTATCCATTTTCCATTTTTTGAACTTCATGGGTGTTGAATCCCAGTTTTTTAATCTGAGCCAACGTAGAGGCAGAAATTTCTTCCTGTTTTTCAGCAACTTCCGCATTCTTTTCTTTTGAACAAGAATAGATGCTACTGATCAGTAAGCTAAGCACAGCCAGGGATAAGATTCGGTTTTTCATAGTTTAACAATTTAGGATGTTTTTTTAGTTTGATTGAATTCGTAAATAGGTGGTTAATTAATCAAATCATGCTGATTAGGCAATGCAAGTTTAGTCCTAAAACACCTCCCGGTGGTTAAAAAGATCTACTCACATCTACTCAAATGCAATAATTAAGCACTTTCCTACGATTCGGGAAACTAAAGTCCCCTGATAAACTCCGGTTTTATAAAACATCCTGTTGAAAGGCTACAGGTTTGAAGCTCCTCCACAGACAAACAAGCGTAATAAGAGTCATAGTCAGGTCAATAGCTGCACTGCCCCAGTACACACTGCCAATACCGAAAAACAGAGGCAACAGCTACATCAGAGGAAGATAAAATATGGCCTGACGGGAAATAAGATAAGTCCATCACAATGACCGGTAAGAATGGCAATACCGACATATAAACCTGCAGCTGATCTGAAATGACGATATTAGACATGATTACCCTCAGCACCTGATGCGGAAATCCGATGCCAATCAACCAGCCGGCCCTAAAAACCGTAATTGTTATTATTAAAGTATAATTAATTTAAAAACTATTAAGATAATTTAAACTATTATAAAGAAATTAGGCAAGAGGATTTATAAGATATTAAAGGAATCCCTAAACCTAATTCAGTAAAAATGAAAGATCCGGAAAAACAAAATCAGCTTTACTCAGAAATTTTCACAGTGGTCAGTCAGGCTAAGCAAAGGGTTTACCAGAGTAGCAATAAGATCTTATTACAAATGTACTGGCAGATTGGAAAACTGATTGTAGAAGATGAACAGAAAGGTAACGTCAAGGCAATGTATGGTAAAGCAACCTTAAAAAATCTTGCTAAATTACTCACTATTGAATTTGGAAAGGGTTTTGATGAAAGTAATCTTCGAAATATCCGGCAGTTTTACCTTTCTTTCCAGAAACGTGACTCACTGCGTCACGAATTAAGCTGGACACATTATCGAATATTAAGCAGATTAGAGACAGAACCTTTAAGGAACAGGTATACCCAACATTGTATCGAAGGCAATTGGGATACCCGTACCCTGCAAAGAAACATCAAGACCCAATACATCGGAAGGATACTCGAAGAAGAGCAACCCGAGATACCTGCAGCAAAACAGCTCATCAAAGATCCTTACATTTTCGAGTTCCTTGGGATTACCAAGGATTTTCCTGCTTCTGAGAATAATATTGAAACGGCTTTAATTAATCACATTCAGCATTTTTTAATGGAATTGGGAAAGGGTTTTGCTTTTGTAGCCAGACAACAACACATCGTAACCGATACTTCCGATTTCTTTATAGACCTGGTATTCTACAACTATTATCTGAAGTGTTTCATTCTGATTGATCTCAAAACCAGGAAACTCAGCCATGAAGCCATTGGTCAGATGGATATGTATGTAAGGATCAACCTACCCTGGGTATGATCCTATGTACAGAAAAGGATGAAACGCTGGTTAAATATTCTGTATTGGCCGAAAACGAAAAACTATTTGCCAGTAAATACCGGTTATACCTTCCTGGTGAATTGGAACTGAAACAATTGATTGAGCAGGACCGGCTGAGACTGGAGCTGGATCAGCTGAATGAATAAATAAAAACACGCTTTACAGTATTAAATTTAATACTGTAAAGCGTGTTTTTCGAAATGCAGATTAACGTCTGCGTTTGCTCAGGTTGTTACTGATGATCTGATCAACACTATACTTACCACTTCCGGAAACAAAAAGGAAAGCATAAACAACCAGATAATGTAAAGCCAGTTCTTTTTTATCAAAACCATCAGGCCCATGGATGACAACAATCGCAACCAGCATCGTAATGATTAAAGGAATTACTGCCAATCGCGTACCCAATCCGATCAGGACTAAAATCGAACAAAGAAACTCTGCAAAAACAGCTAATGCCAAAGATGCCGGTTCTCCAACACCGATCGGATCTCCAAACTGTATTGGTTCTCCTGAAGTCAGCATTTGTAACTTTCCGTAACCATGAACCAACATAAAAACAGCAATACTAATGCGTAGGACAAGCAGCATAAAGTGTATGCCTTCATGGTTAAAATTGGTGTTGAATATTTTTTTCATTGATGTAGATTGGGGTGAATTTTAATAGTTTATGATTATTGATGTAAATTAAATTTAAGAAATTATTTGCTGGTAATGGAAATAATAAAACCTGAAATCGCATCCTGAAGAATCATTTTCTTTGATGCATCCGGCTTCCCTTCTTTCTGAATCATCTGAATGGAGACCAATCCATGGAGAATAGACAGGTAAGTGTGGTACTTGAGGAAATAATCAGCTTCCGGCCTGGGGCTTCTTGCAATTGCTTCCTTAATGGTAGAGATCATGATGCCAGTGGCTGTCTTCATTTCTATCACCTGACTTACCCGGTCACATGCCGGAATTCCCAGACCAAACATGAGCTGGTAATATTCATTATGATCAAAGGCAAAATCCCAGTAAGCATGTGCCATAGCCTCCAATTGTTCTGCCGGCTCCTCATACTGATCCTTAACCTCCTGCAGTGTCTCTGAAAGCTTCTGAAATCCTTCTTTTGTAAACTCTAACAAAATCGCTTCCTTATTTTCAAAGTGGTTGTAAATAACCGGAATGCTGTATTCTATCGCATCTGCAATTTTGCGGATCGACAAGGATTGCCAGCCATCAGAAATGACCTGCTGCCAGGCTGCCTCAAGAATACTCGCCCTAAATTCCTCCCTCTGCCTTATTTTTCGTTCTGCAATTCCCATGTACTATGAATTTTTGTTAACACCGTTAACAAAAGTAATGGGTAAATTATATTTTAAAAACTCTTTGCGGAATTCTGACTTAAATACAACAAATAAGCGGGCTTATCTCACTTTTTATCAAAAAAACCAGACATTTAATCAATAATCAAACGAAAGGTCAGGTTAATTCTGACAGAACTGGCCTTTACCGTTTTTGGTAAACGGTGTTCCCAATAATGCTGTGTCTCTCCTTTCATCACCAGTACGCTCCCATGGCTCAGGTCAACGGAGATAATAGGAATCTTTTCTACATATCGCCTGAACTGGAAAATCCGGTGTGCACCAAAACTTACAGAGGCAATCAATGGGTATTTACCAAGATTCTTTTCGTTGTCCCTATGCCAGCCCATACTGTCAGCCCCATCCCGGTAATGGTTCAGCAGACATGCATTAAACCGGGCATTGTACTTCTGTTCGATCCTGGTCTTAATTTGCATCATCGTATCTGTCCAGGGCAGTGCCTTCATCGTAATCCCGGAATAGCTATAACTGATTTTCTCATCTCCATAAAAGGCGGTGAGCCTGGGCTGCATCACTGTCTTGCCAAAAATTTTTATCGGTTCCTGCTTCCAGACCGTTGCTGTTGTCAGCTCCTTTAAATATTCATCGCTTTCCTCCGGATTAAAAAATCCGGGAAGGAATAAGGCCTCTCCCTGAACCGGAAGAAGATTTACATGGTCTCCGTACATCGAATGACTATTAAAATAGTTTTGTATAAAGATAAATCAATTTTCAGTATTAAACCGCTTATCCTTTATCATCTGACATAAAACAAAAAAGCAGATGGAAATTCTTCCATCTGCCATCATCCCCCTACGTCTCCCCTGTTATTTATTCTGTGCTATTGCTTATTTTGCAATGGCTGTCTCCTGGTTTTCTTTCCATTCACCAAATGCTTTCTTAGTCAGCGCTTTTGCCTCTGCAAGAGTGATGTCACCCGCAATGGTAATGTAAGTCCTGGATGGTTTAATCTGTTGGTTATAAAATGTTTTTAATTCATCGAATGAGATGGAATGTTCCGCATTTTTATTTGCCTTATCCACTGCTTCTTTATCCATTTCCGGCTTTTGTATGGCGGATGACAAGACTAAAAATGCGTTTTCAAAATCTTCAGCATCTGCTGCCACGTTCCCCTCTTCAGCGTTAATATTAACTTTAGGCGCGATATCTTTTCCGTTATTAGCAAAAGCAACTTTACTTTTATGAATAGCCCCTTCTGTCAGAAGGTTGGTTAACACGTCAGATACAGCAGCATTGGTTGATACAGGTTCCCCATCGATTTTAACGGATGCAAATACTTTGCCCATTCCACTATTTTCAGCCACGACAACTTCTATCCCGTTTTTCAGTTTAAAACTTACCGGATCTTTCATTGTTCCCTGCGCCTGAATATTGTTAAAAGCGAATACACCTATAATCATTATTAATATTTTTTTCATTGTTATCATTTTAATTTTTTTCTTCAAGTTGATAGATTGGATTGATTTATTGAGTCAAAGGTAGACCGGTTTTAAAGCCTGAAAAAGACAGGATCGACAGAAAGGCAAAAATGCTCGGTGAAAGGATATAGTATAGATGCACATCACCCAAAGGGTTATATGTGTTATTGGGCAACTTTTCCAAGTGGTGGCAGTTGTTGGAGATGTGTTGTCCCTGAACTAAAGTAAGCTGGGGAATGCGGTTAACTAAATACCCCGAAAACAAAAAAGCAGATGGAAATTCTTCCATCTGCAATCCTCCCCCTACTTATCTCTGTTTCTTTTATGTCTTGGGCTGCGGGTATTACTTACTTCGCAAGCTCAGTATCCGTATTTTCTTTCCATTCGCCAAATGCTTTCTTTACCAGTGCTTTTGCCTGTGCAAGCGTAATGTCGCCGGCAATGGTAATGTATGATGGTGTTGAATTTCCTGCATTCACTGCCGGTTTTAAGGTAGCAGCCATTGTTAAAAAGGTTTTTTCGAAATCTGCTATATCCGCAGCTACATTCACCTCATCAGCACTGTAGTTTACTTTAGGACCAAAATCTTCTCCATTATCTGCACTAGCTACACTGCTTTTTGCATCCAGTTGTGCACCTTCGATTTTCACTGAAGCCAATACTTTTCCCATTCCAGCATTCTCAGCAACGATAATCTCTACCCCATTTTTTAGTTTAAAGCTCAC
This region of Pedobacter steynii genomic DNA includes:
- a CDS encoding M57 family metalloprotease; the protein is MKTKSLLKSKAAYLLLLAGIAMASCKKNNQSDVTAAASHEKLTKAEIDGIAKAGFSPTDAFKINGGYLVEGDVFLTPKDIAYQQGIVAEAFNKGPKNEQYRTTNVVTGLPRVLKIKVVAGASQNVFDNATIEAIKRYNDLGLKLSLRLLSSTSTEKEDILIEGADLGKTPSGQTILGQSAGFPTNGNPASPIKLSNVVYGPNYASNNLLATVVAHEIGHAIGFRHTDYADRRYSCGIQSFMDYFMAANEGQAGVGAIHIPGTPVGADPESWMLACMGANNRPFTANDKIAIKALYPVN
- a CDS encoding tetratricopeptide repeat protein, with product MKKNLFFLYLFINLLFFITLPSKTYARDNDPEIDRLCALLDQAGNVKSAIKLANKFHQEAKRTGNTKMLVWSYNAMAGLAFDSGNFERVLEIGTQAKAVNLKLNNKTFTTHLFTLMAGSYMALGFCEEGRKMYDLAKIHAEQIADLNGRHYRLGQIYTGLAFGFESDQKKLDSVLYYYKKGYKEYKKISNDSKYIVGLSLSESNIAGKFLDAKQYDSARKYLKVKGEAKRKFKSRQTEMLKLGNFATLYYENGDYKKALKTLKEVLFLSDSLHAVYIKKFAYNSLSKVYAKLNDADQEKVFLLKYTAISDSLARVEKEAIRKPLAGLLKEKELHNAHKSGRYTLILLIFLPLFFLSLYTGFILFRKYRKTQLASLEQGRLMEEKVQMLEQAGVPGQKNEEEEMRTVVQMAIANDPAFFTKFNKFDQAFTKKVLEIAPNLVASELEFCALLRLNFETKEIARYTGLSVRAVEGKKYRVRKKLRISSEEDINIWMTRL
- a CDS encoding M57 family metalloprotease, which codes for MKNRILSLAVLSLLISSIYSCSKEKNAEVAEKQEEISASTLAQIKKLGFNTHEVQKMENGYLVEGDILLTEAHLNEAAVNTNLNIAETEQYRTTNIVKNLPRTITVSVTGLDIKFSQALDIVIKRYNDLGLKLKFQRATTGTKGIIDIKGFYQGPDFLGRIVLASGGFPTSSGNPYAQILFNTHSAGYSSKSLEQIAGVLQHEIGHNIGFRHTDYANRAYSCGGSRDNEGQAGVGAIRIPGTPSAPDSESFMLACVGSNPRTFNANDVVALNYLYK
- a CDS encoding DoxX family protein, which codes for MKKIFNTNFNHEGIHFMLLVLRISIAVFMLVHGYGKLQMLTSGEPIQFGDPIGVGEPASLALAVFAEFLCSILVLIGLGTRLAVIPLIITMLVAIVVIHGPDGFDKKELALHYLVVYAFLFVSGSGKYSVDQIISNNLSKRRR
- a CDS encoding TetR/AcrR family transcriptional regulator → MGIAERKIRQREEFRASILEAAWQQVISDGWQSLSIRKIADAIEYSIPVIYNHFENKEAILLEFTKEGFQKLSETLQEVKDQYEEPAEQLEAMAHAYWDFAFDHNEYYQLMFGLGIPACDRVSQVIEMKTATGIMISTIKEAIARSPRPEADYFLKYHTYLSILHGLVSIQMIQKEGKPDASKKMILQDAISGFIISITSK
- a CDS encoding alpha-ketoglutarate-dependent dioxygenase AlkB family protein, with translation MYGDHVNLLPVQGEALFLPGFFNPEESDEYLKELTTATVWKQEPIKIFGKTVMQPRLTAFYGDEKISYSYSGITMKALPWTDTMMQIKTRIEQKYNARFNACLLNHYRDGADSMGWHRDNEKNLGKYPLIASVSFGAHRIFQFRRYVEKIPIISVDLSHGSVLVMKGETQHYWEHRLPKTVKASSVRINLTFRLIID
- a CDS encoding insulinase family protein, yielding MKKILIMIIGVFAFNNIQAQGTMKDPVSFKLKNGIEVVVAENSGMGKVFASVKIDGEPVSTNAAVSDVLTNLLTEGAIHKSKVAFANNGKDIAPKVNINAEEGNVAADAEDFENAFLVLSSAIQKPEMDKEAVDKANKNAEHSISFDELKTFYNQQIKPSRTYITIAGDITLAEAKALTKKAFGEWKENQETAIAK